A genome region from Arachis duranensis cultivar V14167 chromosome 8, aradu.V14167.gnm2.J7QH, whole genome shotgun sequence includes the following:
- the LOC107461373 gene encoding extensin-2-like isoform X25: MGTFSGSRQWPRLIYLVAFCLLAISVIAKPDDEDHDRKPFPHEKHKKEHELPPKHEEHPHHHHHKRHPHEHKSPPPPPYGYKSPTPPIYSPPPPYVYKSPPPPVHSPPPPVHSPPPPYIYKSPPPSNHSPPPPYVYKSPPPPVHSPPPPYVYKSPPPPVHSPPPPYVYKSPPPPVHSPPPPVNSPPPPYVYKSPPPPVHSPPPPYVYKSPPPPVHSPPPPVHSPPPPYVYKSPPPPVHSPPPPYVYKSPPPPVHSPPPPYVYKSPPPPVHSPPPPVHSPPPPYVYKSPPPPVHSPPPPIHSPPPPYVYKSPPPPVHSPPPPVHSPPPPYVYKSPPPPVHSPPPPIHSPPPPYVYKSPPLPVHSPPPPYVYKSPPPPVHSPPPPYVYKSPPPPVHSPPPPVHSPPPPYVYKSPPPPVHSPRPPVHSPPPPYVYKSPPPPIHSPPPPYIYKSPPPPVHSPPPPYVYKSPPPPIHSPPPPYVYKSPPPPVHSPPPPVHSPPPPYIYKSPPPPIHSPPPPYVYKSPPPPVHSPPPPYTYKSPPPIVHSPPPPVHSPPPPYVYKSPPPPVHSPPPPVHSLPPPYVYKSPPPPIHSPPPPYVYKSPPPPVHSPPPSPSVHSPPPPYAYKSPPPPVHSPPPPVHSPPPPYIYKSPPPSVHSPPPPYVYKSPPPPYHTPSPLIHSPPPPYIYKSPPPPVHSPPPPYIYKSPPPLAHSPPPPHVYVYPLQSPPPPHVPNHPPYLYNSPPPPPKGY, from the exons ATGGGAACTTTCTCAGGGTCGAGGCAATGGCCTCGACTCATCTACTTAGTGGCATTTTGCCTACTTGCAATTAGTGTCATTGCTAAGCCTGATGATGAAGATCATGATAGGAAACCTTTCCCTcatgaaaaacataaaaaagagCACGAATTACCTCCAAAGCATGAAGAACATCcacaccatcatcatcataaacGACATCCACATGAACATAAATCTCCACCACCTCCACCTTATGGTTACAAATCACCGACTCCACCAATCTATtctccaccacctccatatgtTTATAAATCTCCTCCTCCACCAGTTCATTCTCCGCCTCCTCCAGTGCATTCACCTCCACCACCATATATCTACAAGTCTCCTCCACCATCAAATCACTCACCGCCTCCACCGTATGTATATAAATCACCTCCTCCACCAGTTCACTCACCGCCTCCACCGTATGTTTATAAATCTCCACCTCCTCCAGTTCACTCACCGCCTCCACCGTATGTTTACAAATCACCTCCTCCTCCTGTTCACTCACCTCCTCCACCAGTCAACTCTCCGCCCCCACCATATGTTTATAAATCTCCAC CTCCTCCAGTTCACTCACCGCCTCCACCCTATGTTTATAAATCTCCACCTCCTCCTGTTCACTCTCCGCCTCCACCAGTTCACTCACCGCCTCCACCGTATGTTTACAAATCACCTCCTCCACCAGTCCACTCTCCGCCCCCACCATATGTTTATAAATCTCCACCTCCTCCAGTTCACTCACCGCCTCCACCGTACGTTTACAAATCACCTCCTCCTCCTGTTCACTCACCTCCTCCACCAGTCCACTCTCCGCCACCACCATATGTTTATAAATCTCCAC CTCCTCCAGTTCACTCACCGCCTCCACCAATTCACTCACCGCCTCCCCCATATGTTTACAAATCACCTCCTCCTCCTGTTCACTCAC CTCCTCCACCAGTCCACTCTCCACCCCCACCATATGTTTATAAATCTCCACCTCCTCCAGTTCACTCTCCGCCTCCACCAATTCACTCACCGCCTCCACCATATGTTTACAAATCACCTCCTCTACCAGTCCACTCTCCGCCCCCACCATATGTTTATAAATCTCCACCTCCTCCAGTTCACTCTCCGCCTCCACCGTACGTTTACAAATCACCTCCTCCTCCGGTTCACTCACCCCCTCCACCAGTCCATTCAC CGCCTCCACCGTACGTTTACAAATCACCTCCTCCTCCAGTTCACTCACCCCGTCCACCAGTCCATTCCCCGCCTCCACCGTACGTTTACAAATCACCTCCTCCACCAATTCACTCGCCTCCACCACCATATATCTATAAGTCTCCTCCTCCACCTGTTCACTCGCCGCCTCCACCGTATGTTTACAAATCACCTCCTCCACCAATCCACTCCCCACCCCCTCCATATGTCTATAAATCTCCTCCCCCACCAGTTCATTCTCCGCCTCCTCCAGTGCATTCACCTCCACCACCATATATTTACAAGTCTCCTCCACCACCAATTCACTCACCGCCTCCACCATACGTTTACAAATCACCTCCTCCACCAGTCCATTCCCCACCCCCACCATATACTTATAAATCTCCACCTCCTATAGTTCACTCTCCGCCTCCACCAGTCCATTCACCACCCCCCCCATATGTTTACAAATCACCTCCTCCACCAGTCCACTCTCCGCCTCCTCCAGTCCATTCACTTCCACCACCATATGTTTACAAATCACCTCCTCCACCAATCCACTCTCCTCCCCCACCATATGTCTATAAATCTCCTCCTCCACCAGTTCACTCTCCGCCTCCTTCTCCATCTGTCCACTCCCcgccaccaccatatgcctataaGTCTCCCCCTCCTCCTGTCCACTCACCACCTCCACCAGTCCATTCACCCCCGCCACCATATATTTACAAGTCTCCTCCTCCATCAGTTCACTCACCGCCTCCACCGTATGTTTACAAATCACCCCCTCCTCCATATCACACACCGTCACCACTAATTCActcaccaccacctccatatatcTATAAGTCTCCACCACCTCCA
- the LOC107461373 gene encoding extensin-2-like isoform X1, with translation MGTFSGSRQWPRLIYLVAFCLLAISVIAKPDDEDHDRKPFPHEKHKKEHELPPKHEEHPHHHHHKRHPHEHKSPPPPPYGYKSPTPPIYSPPPPYVYKSPPPPVHSPPPPVHSPPPPYIYKSPPPSNHSPPPPYVYKSPPPPVHSPPPPYVYKSPPPPVHSPPPPYVYKSPPPPVHSPPPPVNSPPPPYVYKSPPPPVHSPPPPYVYKSPPPPVHSPPPPVHSPPPPYVYKSPPPPVHSPPPPYVYKSPPPPVHSPPPPYVYKSPPPPVHSPPPPVHSPPPPYVYKSPPPPVHSPPPPIHSPPPPYVYKSPPPPVHSPPPPVHSPPPPYVYKSPPPPVHSPPPPIHSPPPPYVYKSPPLPVHSPPPPYVYKSPPPPVHSPPPPYVYKSPPPPPYIYKSPPPPVHSPPPPYAYKSPHSPIHSPPPPYVYKSPPSPVHSPPPPIHSPPPPYIYKSPPPPIHSPPPPYVYKSPPPPVHSPRPPVHSPPPPYVYKSPPPPIHSPPPPYIYKSPPPPVHSPPPPYVYKSPPPPIHSPPPPYVYKSPPPPVHSPPPPVHSPPPPYIYKSPPPPIHSPPPPYVYKSPPPPVHSPPPPYTYKSPPPIVHSPPPPVHSPPPPYVYKSPPPPVHSPPPPVHSLPPPYVYKSPPPPIHSPPPPYVYKSPPPPVHSPPPSPSVHSPPPPYAYKSPPPPVHSPPPPVHSPPPPYIYKSPPPSVHSPPPPYVYKSPPPPYHTPSPLIHSPPPPYIYKSPPPPVHSPPPPYIYKSPPPLAHSPPPPHVYVYPLQSPPPPHVPNHPPYLYNSPPPPPKGY, from the exons ATGGGAACTTTCTCAGGGTCGAGGCAATGGCCTCGACTCATCTACTTAGTGGCATTTTGCCTACTTGCAATTAGTGTCATTGCTAAGCCTGATGATGAAGATCATGATAGGAAACCTTTCCCTcatgaaaaacataaaaaagagCACGAATTACCTCCAAAGCATGAAGAACATCcacaccatcatcatcataaacGACATCCACATGAACATAAATCTCCACCACCTCCACCTTATGGTTACAAATCACCGACTCCACCAATCTATtctccaccacctccatatgtTTATAAATCTCCTCCTCCACCAGTTCATTCTCCGCCTCCTCCAGTGCATTCACCTCCACCACCATATATCTACAAGTCTCCTCCACCATCAAATCACTCACCGCCTCCACCGTATGTATATAAATCACCTCCTCCACCAGTTCACTCACCGCCTCCACCGTATGTTTATAAATCTCCACCTCCTCCAGTTCACTCACCGCCTCCACCGTATGTTTACAAATCACCTCCTCCTCCTGTTCACTCACCTCCTCCACCAGTCAACTCTCCGCCCCCACCATATGTTTATAAATCTCCAC CTCCTCCAGTTCACTCACCGCCTCCACCCTATGTTTATAAATCTCCACCTCCTCCTGTTCACTCTCCGCCTCCACCAGTTCACTCACCGCCTCCACCGTATGTTTACAAATCACCTCCTCCACCAGTCCACTCTCCGCCCCCACCATATGTTTATAAATCTCCACCTCCTCCAGTTCACTCACCGCCTCCACCGTACGTTTACAAATCACCTCCTCCTCCTGTTCACTCACCTCCTCCACCAGTCCACTCTCCGCCACCACCATATGTTTATAAATCTCCAC CTCCTCCAGTTCACTCACCGCCTCCACCAATTCACTCACCGCCTCCCCCATATGTTTACAAATCACCTCCTCCTCCTGTTCACTCAC CTCCTCCACCAGTCCACTCTCCACCCCCACCATATGTTTATAAATCTCCACCTCCTCCAGTTCACTCTCCGCCTCCACCAATTCACTCACCGCCTCCACCATATGTTTACAAATCACCTCCTCTACCAGTCCACTCTCCGCCCCCACCATATGTTTATAAATCTCCACCTCCTCCAGTTCACTCTCCGCCTCCACCGTACGTTTACAAATCACCTC CTCCACCACCATATATCTACAAGTCTCCTCCTCCACCTGTTCACTCTCCGCCTCCACCGTATGCTTACAAATCGCCTCATTCACCAATCCATTCTCCGCCCCCTCCATATGTATATAAATCTCCTCCTTCACCAGTTCACTCTCCACCTCCTCCAATACATTCACCTCCACCACCATATATCTACAAGTCTCCTCCACCACCAATTCACTCACCGCCTCCACCGTACGTTTACAAATCACCTCCTCCTCCAGTTCACTCACCCCGTCCACCAGTCCATTCCCCGCCTCCACCGTACGTTTACAAATCACCTCCTCCACCAATTCACTCGCCTCCACCACCATATATCTATAAGTCTCCTCCTCCACCTGTTCACTCGCCGCCTCCACCGTATGTTTACAAATCACCTCCTCCACCAATCCACTCCCCACCCCCTCCATATGTCTATAAATCTCCTCCCCCACCAGTTCATTCTCCGCCTCCTCCAGTGCATTCACCTCCACCACCATATATTTACAAGTCTCCTCCACCACCAATTCACTCACCGCCTCCACCATACGTTTACAAATCACCTCCTCCACCAGTCCATTCCCCACCCCCACCATATACTTATAAATCTCCACCTCCTATAGTTCACTCTCCGCCTCCACCAGTCCATTCACCACCCCCCCCATATGTTTACAAATCACCTCCTCCACCAGTCCACTCTCCGCCTCCTCCAGTCCATTCACTTCCACCACCATATGTTTACAAATCACCTCCTCCACCAATCCACTCTCCTCCCCCACCATATGTCTATAAATCTCCTCCTCCACCAGTTCACTCTCCGCCTCCTTCTCCATCTGTCCACTCCCcgccaccaccatatgcctataaGTCTCCCCCTCCTCCTGTCCACTCACCACCTCCACCAGTCCATTCACCCCCGCCACCATATATTTACAAGTCTCCTCCTCCATCAGTTCACTCACCGCCTCCACCGTATGTTTACAAATCACCCCCTCCTCCATATCACACACCGTCACCACTAATTCActcaccaccacctccatatatcTATAAGTCTCCACCACCTCCA
- the LOC107461373 gene encoding extensin-2-like isoform X31: MGTFSGSRQWPRLIYLVAFCLLAISVIAKPDDEDHDRKPFPHEKHKKEHELPPKHEEHPHHHHHKRHPHEHKSPPPPPYGYKSPTPPIYSPPPPYVYKSPPPPVHSPPPPVHSPPPPYIYKSPPPSNHSPPPPYVYKSPPPPVHSPPPPYVYKSPPPPVHSPPPPYVYKSPPPPVHSPPPPVNSPPPPYVYKSPPPPVHSPPPPYVYKSPPPPVHSPPPPVHSPPPPYVYKSPPPPVHSPPPPYVYKSPPPPVHSPPPPYVYKSPPPPVHSPPPPVHSPPPPYVYKSPPPPVHSPPPPIHSPPPPYVYKSPPPPVHSPPPPVHSPPPPYVYKSPPPPVHSPPPPIHSPPPPYVYKSPPLPVHSPPPPYVYKSPPPPVHSPPPPYVYKSPPPPVHSPRPPVHSPPPPYVYKSPPPPIHSPPPPYIYKSPPPPVHSPPPPYVYKSPPPPIHSPPPPYVYKSPPPPVHSPPPPVHSPPPPYIYKSPPPPIHSPPPPYVYKSPPPPVHSPPPPYTYKSPPPIVHSPPPPVHSPPPPYVYKSPPPPVHSPPPPVHSLPPPYVYKSPPPPIHSPPPPYVYKSPPPPVHSPPPSPSVHSPPPPYAYKSPPPPVHSPPPPVHSPPPPYIYKSPPPSVHSPPPPYVYKSPPPPYHTPSPLIHSPPPPYIYKSPPPPVHSPPPPYIYKSPPPLAHSPPPPHVYVYPLQSPPPPHVPNHPPYLYNSPPPPPKGY; this comes from the exons ATGGGAACTTTCTCAGGGTCGAGGCAATGGCCTCGACTCATCTACTTAGTGGCATTTTGCCTACTTGCAATTAGTGTCATTGCTAAGCCTGATGATGAAGATCATGATAGGAAACCTTTCCCTcatgaaaaacataaaaaagagCACGAATTACCTCCAAAGCATGAAGAACATCcacaccatcatcatcataaacGACATCCACATGAACATAAATCTCCACCACCTCCACCTTATGGTTACAAATCACCGACTCCACCAATCTATtctccaccacctccatatgtTTATAAATCTCCTCCTCCACCAGTTCATTCTCCGCCTCCTCCAGTGCATTCACCTCCACCACCATATATCTACAAGTCTCCTCCACCATCAAATCACTCACCGCCTCCACCGTATGTATATAAATCACCTCCTCCACCAGTTCACTCACCGCCTCCACCGTATGTTTATAAATCTCCACCTCCTCCAGTTCACTCACCGCCTCCACCGTATGTTTACAAATCACCTCCTCCTCCTGTTCACTCACCTCCTCCACCAGTCAACTCTCCGCCCCCACCATATGTTTATAAATCTCCAC CTCCTCCAGTTCACTCACCGCCTCCACCCTATGTTTATAAATCTCCACCTCCTCCTGTTCACTCTCCGCCTCCACCAGTTCACTCACCGCCTCCACCGTATGTTTACAAATCACCTCCTCCACCAGTCCACTCTCCGCCCCCACCATATGTTTATAAATCTCCACCTCCTCCAGTTCACTCACCGCCTCCACCGTACGTTTACAAATCACCTCCTCCTCCTGTTCACTCACCTCCTCCACCAGTCCACTCTCCGCCACCACCATATGTTTATAAATCTCCAC CTCCTCCAGTTCACTCACCGCCTCCACCAATTCACTCACCGCCTCCCCCATATGTTTACAAATCACCTCCTCCTCCTGTTCACTCAC CTCCTCCACCAGTCCACTCTCCACCCCCACCATATGTTTATAAATCTCCACCTCCTCCAGTTCACTCTCCGCCTCCACCAATTCACTCACCGCCTCCACCATATGTTTACAAATCACCTCCTCTACCAGTCCACTCTCCGCCCCCACCATATGTTTATAAATCTCCACCTCCTCCAGTTCACTCTCCGCCTCCACCGTACGTTTACAAATCAC CTCCTCCTCCAGTTCACTCACCCCGTCCACCAGTCCATTCCCCGCCTCCACCGTACGTTTACAAATCACCTCCTCCACCAATTCACTCGCCTCCACCACCATATATCTATAAGTCTCCTCCTCCACCTGTTCACTCGCCGCCTCCACCGTATGTTTACAAATCACCTCCTCCACCAATCCACTCCCCACCCCCTCCATATGTCTATAAATCTCCTCCCCCACCAGTTCATTCTCCGCCTCCTCCAGTGCATTCACCTCCACCACCATATATTTACAAGTCTCCTCCACCACCAATTCACTCACCGCCTCCACCATACGTTTACAAATCACCTCCTCCACCAGTCCATTCCCCACCCCCACCATATACTTATAAATCTCCACCTCCTATAGTTCACTCTCCGCCTCCACCAGTCCATTCACCACCCCCCCCATATGTTTACAAATCACCTCCTCCACCAGTCCACTCTCCGCCTCCTCCAGTCCATTCACTTCCACCACCATATGTTTACAAATCACCTCCTCCACCAATCCACTCTCCTCCCCCACCATATGTCTATAAATCTCCTCCTCCACCAGTTCACTCTCCGCCTCCTTCTCCATCTGTCCACTCCCcgccaccaccatatgcctataaGTCTCCCCCTCCTCCTGTCCACTCACCACCTCCACCAGTCCATTCACCCCCGCCACCATATATTTACAAGTCTCCTCCTCCATCAGTTCACTCACCGCCTCCACCGTATGTTTACAAATCACCCCCTCCTCCATATCACACACCGTCACCACTAATTCActcaccaccacctccatatatcTATAAGTCTCCACCACCTCCA
- the LOC107461373 gene encoding extensin-2-like isoform X29, with protein MGTFSGSRQWPRLIYLVAFCLLAISVIAKPDDEDHDRKPFPHEKHKKEHELPPKHEEHPHHHHHKRHPHEHKSPPPPPYGYKSPTPPIYSPPPPYVYKSPPPPVHSPPPPVHSPPPPYIYKSPPPSNHSPPPPYVYKSPPPPVHSPPPPYVYKSPPPPVHSPPPPYVYKSPPPPVHSPPPPVNSPPPPYVYKSPPPPVHSPPPPYVYKSPPPPVHSPPPPVHSPPPPYVYKSPPPPVHSPPPPYVYKSPPPPVHSPPPPYVYKSPPPPVHSPPPPVHSPPPPYVYKSPPPPVHSPPPPIHSPPPPYVYKSPPPPPYIYKSPPPPVHSPPPPYAYKSPHSPIHSPPPPYVYKSPPSPVHSPPPPIHSPPPPYIYKSPPPPIHSPPPPYVYKSPPPPVHSPRPPVHSPPPPYVYKSPPPPIHSPPPPYIYKSPPPPVHSPPPPYVYKSPPPPIHSPPPPYVYKSPPPPVHSPPPPVHSPPPPYIYKSPPPPIHSPPPPYVYKSPPPPVHSPPPPYTYKSPPPIVHSPPPPVHSPPPPYVYKSPPPPVHSPPPPVHSLPPPYVYKSPPPPIHSPPPPYVYKSPPPPVHSPPPSPSVHSPPPPYAYKSPPPPVHSPPPPVHSPPPPYIYKSPPPSVHSPPPPYVYKSPPPPYHTPSPLIHSPPPPYIYKSPPPPVHSPPPPYIYKSPPPLAHSPPPPHVYVYPLQSPPPPHVPNHPPYLYNSPPPPPKGY; from the exons ATGGGAACTTTCTCAGGGTCGAGGCAATGGCCTCGACTCATCTACTTAGTGGCATTTTGCCTACTTGCAATTAGTGTCATTGCTAAGCCTGATGATGAAGATCATGATAGGAAACCTTTCCCTcatgaaaaacataaaaaagagCACGAATTACCTCCAAAGCATGAAGAACATCcacaccatcatcatcataaacGACATCCACATGAACATAAATCTCCACCACCTCCACCTTATGGTTACAAATCACCGACTCCACCAATCTATtctccaccacctccatatgtTTATAAATCTCCTCCTCCACCAGTTCATTCTCCGCCTCCTCCAGTGCATTCACCTCCACCACCATATATCTACAAGTCTCCTCCACCATCAAATCACTCACCGCCTCCACCGTATGTATATAAATCACCTCCTCCACCAGTTCACTCACCGCCTCCACCGTATGTTTATAAATCTCCACCTCCTCCAGTTCACTCACCGCCTCCACCGTATGTTTACAAATCACCTCCTCCTCCTGTTCACTCACCTCCTCCACCAGTCAACTCTCCGCCCCCACCATATGTTTATAAATCTCCAC CTCCTCCAGTTCACTCACCGCCTCCACCCTATGTTTATAAATCTCCACCTCCTCCTGTTCACTCTCCGCCTCCACCAGTTCACTCACCGCCTCCACCGTATGTTTACAAATCACCTCCTCCACCAGTCCACTCTCCGCCCCCACCATATGTTTATAAATCTCCACCTCCTCCAGTTCACTCACCGCCTCCACCGTACGTTTACAAATCACCTCCTCCTCCTGTTCACTCACCTCCTCCACCAGTCCACTCTCCGCCACCACCATATGTTTATAAATCTCCAC CTCCTCCAGTTCACTCACCGCCTCCACCAATTCACTCACCGCCTCCCCCATATGTTTACAAATCACCTC CTCCACCACCATATATCTACAAGTCTCCTCCTCCACCTGTTCACTCTCCGCCTCCACCGTATGCTTACAAATCGCCTCATTCACCAATCCATTCTCCGCCCCCTCCATATGTATATAAATCTCCTCCTTCACCAGTTCACTCTCCACCTCCTCCAATACATTCACCTCCACCACCATATATCTACAAGTCTCCTCCACCACCAATTCACTCACCGCCTCCACCGTACGTTTACAAATCACCTCCTCCTCCAGTTCACTCACCCCGTCCACCAGTCCATTCCCCGCCTCCACCGTACGTTTACAAATCACCTCCTCCACCAATTCACTCGCCTCCACCACCATATATCTATAAGTCTCCTCCTCCACCTGTTCACTCGCCGCCTCCACCGTATGTTTACAAATCACCTCCTCCACCAATCCACTCCCCACCCCCTCCATATGTCTATAAATCTCCTCCCCCACCAGTTCATTCTCCGCCTCCTCCAGTGCATTCACCTCCACCACCATATATTTACAAGTCTCCTCCACCACCAATTCACTCACCGCCTCCACCATACGTTTACAAATCACCTCCTCCACCAGTCCATTCCCCACCCCCACCATATACTTATAAATCTCCACCTCCTATAGTTCACTCTCCGCCTCCACCAGTCCATTCACCACCCCCCCCATATGTTTACAAATCACCTCCTCCACCAGTCCACTCTCCGCCTCCTCCAGTCCATTCACTTCCACCACCATATGTTTACAAATCACCTCCTCCACCAATCCACTCTCCTCCCCCACCATATGTCTATAAATCTCCTCCTCCACCAGTTCACTCTCCGCCTCCTTCTCCATCTGTCCACTCCCcgccaccaccatatgcctataaGTCTCCCCCTCCTCCTGTCCACTCACCACCTCCACCAGTCCATTCACCCCCGCCACCATATATTTACAAGTCTCCTCCTCCATCAGTTCACTCACCGCCTCCACCGTATGTTTACAAATCACCCCCTCCTCCATATCACACACCGTCACCACTAATTCActcaccaccacctccatatatcTATAAGTCTCCACCACCTCCA
- the LOC107461373 gene encoding extensin-2-like isoform X26: MGTFSGSRQWPRLIYLVAFCLLAISVIAKPDDEDHDRKPFPHEKHKKEHELPPKHEEHPHHHHHKRHPHEHKSPPPPPYGYKSPTPPIYSPPPPYVYKSPPPPVHSPPPPVHSPPPPYIYKSPPPSNHSPPPPYVYKSPPPPVHSPPPPYVYKSPPPPVHSPPPPYVYKSPPPPVHSPPPPVNSPPPPYVYKSPPPPVHSPPPPYVYKSPPPPVHSPPPPVHSPPPPYVYKSPPPPVHSPPPPYVYKSPPPPVHSPPPPYVYKSPPPPVHSPPPPIHSPPPPYVYKSPPLPVHSPPPPYVYKSPPPPVHSPPPPYVYKSPPPPPYIYKSPPPPVHSPPPPYAYKSPHSPIHSPPPPYVYKSPPSPVHSPPPPIHSPPPPYIYKSPPPPIHSPPPPYVYKSPPPPVHSPRPPVHSPPPPYVYKSPPPPIHSPPPPYIYKSPPPPVHSPPPPYVYKSPPPPIHSPPPPYVYKSPPPPVHSPPPPVHSPPPPYIYKSPPPPIHSPPPPYVYKSPPPPVHSPPPPYTYKSPPPIVHSPPPPVHSPPPPYVYKSPPPPVHSPPPPVHSLPPPYVYKSPPPPIHSPPPPYVYKSPPPPVHSPPPSPSVHSPPPPYAYKSPPPPVHSPPPPVHSPPPPYIYKSPPPSVHSPPPPYVYKSPPPPYHTPSPLIHSPPPPYIYKSPPPPVHSPPPPYIYKSPPPLAHSPPPPHVYVYPLQSPPPPHVPNHPPYLYNSPPPPPKGY, translated from the exons ATGGGAACTTTCTCAGGGTCGAGGCAATGGCCTCGACTCATCTACTTAGTGGCATTTTGCCTACTTGCAATTAGTGTCATTGCTAAGCCTGATGATGAAGATCATGATAGGAAACCTTTCCCTcatgaaaaacataaaaaagagCACGAATTACCTCCAAAGCATGAAGAACATCcacaccatcatcatcataaacGACATCCACATGAACATAAATCTCCACCACCTCCACCTTATGGTTACAAATCACCGACTCCACCAATCTATtctccaccacctccatatgtTTATAAATCTCCTCCTCCACCAGTTCATTCTCCGCCTCCTCCAGTGCATTCACCTCCACCACCATATATCTACAAGTCTCCTCCACCATCAAATCACTCACCGCCTCCACCGTATGTATATAAATCACCTCCTCCACCAGTTCACTCACCGCCTCCACCGTATGTTTATAAATCTCCACCTCCTCCAGTTCACTCACCGCCTCCACCGTATGTTTACAAATCACCTCCTCCTCCTGTTCACTCACCTCCTCCACCAGTCAACTCTCCGCCCCCACCATATGTTTATAAATCTCCAC CTCCTCCAGTTCACTCACCGCCTCCACCCTATGTTTATAAATCTCCACCTCCTCCTGTTCACTCTCCGCCTCCACCAGTTCACTCACCGCCTCCACCGTATGTTTACAAATCACCTCCTCCACCAGTCCACTCTCCGCCCCCACCATATGTTTATAAATCTCCACCTCCTCCAGTTCACTCACCGC CCCCACCATATGTTTATAAATCTCCACCTCCTCCAGTTCACTCTCCGCCTCCACCAATTCACTCACCGCCTCCACCATATGTTTACAAATCACCTCCTCTACCAGTCCACTCTCCGCCCCCACCATATGTTTATAAATCTCCACCTCCTCCAGTTCACTCTCCGCCTCCACCGTACGTTTACAAATCACCTC CTCCACCACCATATATCTACAAGTCTCCTCCTCCACCTGTTCACTCTCCGCCTCCACCGTATGCTTACAAATCGCCTCATTCACCAATCCATTCTCCGCCCCCTCCATATGTATATAAATCTCCTCCTTCACCAGTTCACTCTCCACCTCCTCCAATACATTCACCTCCACCACCATATATCTACAAGTCTCCTCCACCACCAATTCACTCACCGCCTCCACCGTACGTTTACAAATCACCTCCTCCTCCAGTTCACTCACCCCGTCCACCAGTCCATTCCCCGCCTCCACCGTACGTTTACAAATCACCTCCTCCACCAATTCACTCGCCTCCACCACCATATATCTATAAGTCTCCTCCTCCACCTGTTCACTCGCCGCCTCCACCGTATGTTTACAAATCACCTCCTCCACCAATCCACTCCCCACCCCCTCCATATGTCTATAAATCTCCTCCCCCACCAGTTCATTCTCCGCCTCCTCCAGTGCATTCACCTCCACCACCATATATTTACAAGTCTCCTCCACCACCAATTCACTCACCGCCTCCACCATACGTTTACAAATCACCTCCTCCACCAGTCCATTCCCCACCCCCACCATATACTTATAAATCTCCACCTCCTATAGTTCACTCTCCGCCTCCACCAGTCCATTCACCACCCCCCCCATATGTTTACAAATCACCTCCTCCACCAGTCCACTCTCCGCCTCCTCCAGTCCATTCACTTCCACCACCATATGTTTACAAATCACCTCCTCCACCAATCCACTCTCCTCCCCCACCATATGTCTATAAATCTCCTCCTCCACCAGTTCACTCTCCGCCTCCTTCTCCATCTGTCCACTCCCcgccaccaccatatgcctataaGTCTCCCCCTCCTCCTGTCCACTCACCACCTCCACCAGTCCATTCACCCCCGCCACCATATATTTACAAGTCTCCTCCTCCATCAGTTCACTCACCGCCTCCACCGTATGTTTACAAATCACCCCCTCCTCCATATCACACACCGTCACCACTAATTCActcaccaccacctccatatatcTATAAGTCTCCACCACCTCCA